The Comamonas endophytica sequence TTGCCCGGGCCGCATTCGACCAGGTGGGTGATGCCGCGGGCCTTCATGGCCTGCACGCACTCGACCCAGCGCACCGGCCCGAAGGCCTGGCGGTACAGAGCGTCGCGGATGGCATCGGCCTCGGCCTGCACCGCGACGTCGATGTTGTTGATGACCGGAATCGTCGGTGCCGCCAGCACGGTCTGCGCCAGCGCCGCGCGCAGCTTCTCGGCGGCGGGCTTCATCAGGCTGGAGTGGAACGGCGCCGACACCGGCAGCGGCAGCGCGCGCTTGGCGCCCGCGGCCTTGAGCGCCTCGCAGGCCTTTTCCACCGCCAGCTTGCTGCCGGCAATGACGGTCTGCGCGGGATCGTTGAAATTCACCGCTTCGACGGCTTCGGTGCCGCCCAGGCGGGCCGTGACTTCGGCGCAGCCTGCGGTCACCGCATCCGCACCCATGCCGAGGATGGCGGCCATCGCGCCGGCGCCCACGGGCACGGCTTCCTGCATGGCCTGCGCGCGCAAGCGCACCAGCGGCGCGGCCTGGGCCAGCGTCAACACGCCCGATGCCACCAGCGCCGAATACTCGCCCAGCGAATGGCCGGCCAGCGCCTCGGGCTGCGCGCCGCCTTCGGCGCACCAGACGCGCCATGCGGCCACGCCCGCGACCAGCATCGCCG is a genomic window containing:
- the fabD gene encoding ACP S-malonyltransferase codes for the protein MKKFAFVFPGQGSQSVGMLDAWQDHPVVVQTLQEASDALGEDVAQLIHAGPKEALALTTNTQPAMLVAGVAAWRVWCAEGGAQPEALAGHSLGEYSALVASGVLTLAQAAPLVRLRAQAMQEAVPVGAGAMAAILGMGADAVTAGCAEVTARLGGTEAVEAVNFNDPAQTVIAGSKLAVEKACEALKAAGAKRALPLPVSAPFHSSLMKPAAEKLRAALAQTVLAAPTIPVINNIDVAVQAEADAIRDALYRQAFGPVRWVECVQAMKARGITHLVECGPGKVLTGLTRRIDAELTGAALYDPATLAEVKELIA